In Notolabrus celidotus isolate fNotCel1 chromosome 22, fNotCel1.pri, whole genome shotgun sequence, one genomic interval encodes:
- the ppp2r5ca gene encoding serine/threonine-protein phosphatase 2A 56 kDa regulatory subunit gamma isoform isoform X5 codes for MLTCNKSGDRMVVDAPNSNGPFQPVALMHFRDVAPAEQEKLFIQKLRQCCVLFDFLSDPLSDLKWKEVKRAALSEMVEYITHNRNVITEPIYPEVVHMFAVNMFRTLPPSSNPTGAEFDPEEDEPTLEAAWPHLQLVYEFFLRFLESPDFQPNIAKKYIDQKFVMQLLELFDSEDPRERDFLKTTLHRIYGKFLGLRAYIRKQINNIFYRFIYETEHHNGIAELLEILGSIINGFALPLKEEHKIFLLKVLLPLHKVKSLSVYHPQLAYCVVQFLEKDSTLTEPVVMALLKYWPKTHSPKEVMFLNELEEILDVIEPSEFVKVQEPLFRQLAKCVSSPHFQVAERALYYWNNEYIMSLISDNAAKILPIMFPALYRNSKTHWNKTIHGLIYNALKLFMEMNQKLFDDCTQQFRAEKNKEKAKSKEREEAWVKIENLAKSNPQLQHDHRKERPMVRRKSELPQDIYTTKALESHRRADDMLTTHDGL; via the exons ATGTGGCCCCCGCAGAGCAGGAGAAGCTCTTCATCCAGAAGCTACGGCAGTGCTGTGTTCTTTTCGACTTCCTGTCGGACCCACTGAGCGACCTGAAATGGAAGGAGGTTAAGCGGGCGGCGCTCAGTGAGATGGTGGAGTACATCACCCACAACAGGAATGTCATCACAGAGCCTATCTACCCGGAGGTGGTGCACATG TTTGCTGTGAATATGTTCAGGACATTGCCTCCATCGTCCAACCCCACAGGAGCAGAGTTTGATCCAGAGGAAGATGAGCCAACACTTGAAGCTGCATGGCCACACCTCCAG CTCGTCTATGAATTTTTTCTTAGGTTTTTAGAATCACCTGATTTTCAGCCCAACATAGCGAAGAAATACATCGACCAGAAATTTGTGATGCAG CTCCTAGAACTATTCGACAGTGAGGatcccagagagagagacttccTAAAAACTACCCTGCACAGGATCTATGGAAAGTTCCTGGGGCTCAGAGCGTACATCAGAAAACAGATTAATAACATTTTCTATAG GTTTATCTATGAGACAGAGCACCATAATGGTATAGCTGAACTACTGGAAATACTTGGAAG caTTATCAATGGATTTGCCTTACCACTAAAAGAAGAGCACAAGATTTTCCTGTTGAAGGTTTTATTGCCTCTGCACAAAGTCAAATCACTCAGTGTCTACCATCCACAG CTGGCCTACTGCGTGGTGCAGTTTTTAGAAAAGGACAGCACTCTAACTGAGCCG GTGGTGATGGCTCTACTAAAGTACTGGCCAAAGACTCACAGTCCTAAGGAGGTGATGTTCCTGAACGAGCTGGAGGAGATCCTGGACGTCATCGAGCCTTCTGAGTTTGTTAAAGTACAGGAGCCTCTTTTCAGACAGCTTGCCAAGTGTGTGTCCAGCCCGCACTTCCAG gtGGCAGAGAGAGCTCTGTACTACTGGAACAACGAGTACATCATGAGTCTGATTAGCGACAATGCAGCAAAGATTCTGCCCATCATGTTCCCTGCTCTGTATCGCAACTCAAAGACCCACTGGAACAA GACCATCCACGGCCTCATCTACAACGCTCTGAAGCTCTTCATGGAGATGAACCAGAAGCTTTTTGATGATTGCACACAGCAGTTCAGGGCAGAGAAAAACAA AGAGAAGGCAAAGTCAAAAGAACGCGAGGAGGCTTGGGTTAAGATCGAGAACCTGGCCAAGTCAAATCCACAG TTGCAGCATGACCATCGGAAAGAGCGGCCTATGGTGCGACGCAAATCTGAGTTGCCTCAGGATATCTACACCACAAAAGCCTTGGAGTCCCACCGCAGAGCTGACGACATGTTGACCACCCACGATGGACTCTAG
- the ppp2r5ca gene encoding serine/threonine-protein phosphatase 2A 56 kDa regulatory subunit gamma isoform isoform X3, with the protein MLTCNKSGDRMVVDAPNSNGPFQPVALMHFRDVAPAEQEKLFIQKLRQCCVLFDFLSDPLSDLKWKEVKRAALSEMVEYITHNRNVITEPIYPEVVHMFAVNMFRTLPPSSNPTGAEFDPEEDEPTLEAAWPHLQLVYEFFLRFLESPDFQPNIAKKYIDQKFVMQLLELFDSEDPRERDFLKTTLHRIYGKFLGLRAYIRKQINNIFYRFIYETEHHNGIAELLEILGSIINGFALPLKEEHKIFLLKVLLPLHKVKSLSVYHPQLAYCVVQFLEKDSTLTEPVVMALLKYWPKTHSPKEVMFLNELEEILDVIEPSEFVKVQEPLFRQLAKCVSSPHFQVAERALYYWNNEYIMSLISDNAAKILPIMFPALYRNSKTHWNKTIHGLIYNALKLFMEMNQKLFDDCTQQFRAEKNKEKAKSKEREEAWVKIENLAKSNPQFTMYVDSSDLNSPVAMETDIPLIEDVQRLKKTVEEGATQLQHDHRKERPMVRRKSELPQDIYTTKALESHRRADDMLTTHDGL; encoded by the exons ATGTGGCCCCCGCAGAGCAGGAGAAGCTCTTCATCCAGAAGCTACGGCAGTGCTGTGTTCTTTTCGACTTCCTGTCGGACCCACTGAGCGACCTGAAATGGAAGGAGGTTAAGCGGGCGGCGCTCAGTGAGATGGTGGAGTACATCACCCACAACAGGAATGTCATCACAGAGCCTATCTACCCGGAGGTGGTGCACATG TTTGCTGTGAATATGTTCAGGACATTGCCTCCATCGTCCAACCCCACAGGAGCAGAGTTTGATCCAGAGGAAGATGAGCCAACACTTGAAGCTGCATGGCCACACCTCCAG CTCGTCTATGAATTTTTTCTTAGGTTTTTAGAATCACCTGATTTTCAGCCCAACATAGCGAAGAAATACATCGACCAGAAATTTGTGATGCAG CTCCTAGAACTATTCGACAGTGAGGatcccagagagagagacttccTAAAAACTACCCTGCACAGGATCTATGGAAAGTTCCTGGGGCTCAGAGCGTACATCAGAAAACAGATTAATAACATTTTCTATAG GTTTATCTATGAGACAGAGCACCATAATGGTATAGCTGAACTACTGGAAATACTTGGAAG caTTATCAATGGATTTGCCTTACCACTAAAAGAAGAGCACAAGATTTTCCTGTTGAAGGTTTTATTGCCTCTGCACAAAGTCAAATCACTCAGTGTCTACCATCCACAG CTGGCCTACTGCGTGGTGCAGTTTTTAGAAAAGGACAGCACTCTAACTGAGCCG GTGGTGATGGCTCTACTAAAGTACTGGCCAAAGACTCACAGTCCTAAGGAGGTGATGTTCCTGAACGAGCTGGAGGAGATCCTGGACGTCATCGAGCCTTCTGAGTTTGTTAAAGTACAGGAGCCTCTTTTCAGACAGCTTGCCAAGTGTGTGTCCAGCCCGCACTTCCAG gtGGCAGAGAGAGCTCTGTACTACTGGAACAACGAGTACATCATGAGTCTGATTAGCGACAATGCAGCAAAGATTCTGCCCATCATGTTCCCTGCTCTGTATCGCAACTCAAAGACCCACTGGAACAA GACCATCCACGGCCTCATCTACAACGCTCTGAAGCTCTTCATGGAGATGAACCAGAAGCTTTTTGATGATTGCACACAGCAGTTCAGGGCAGAGAAAAACAA AGAGAAGGCAAAGTCAAAAGAACGCGAGGAGGCTTGGGTTAAGATCGAGAACCTGGCCAAGTCAAATCCACAG TTCACTATGTATGTTGATTCCTCTGACCTCAATAGTCCTGTAGCAATGGAGACGGATATCCCTTTGATAGAAGATgttcagaggttaaaaaagacAGTTGAGGAGGGTGCGACTCAG TTGCAGCATGACCATCGGAAAGAGCGGCCTATGGTGCGACGCAAATCTGAGTTGCCTCAGGATATCTACACCACAAAAGCCTTGGAGTCCCACCGCAGAGCTGACGACATGTTGACCACCCACGATGGACTCTAG
- the ppp2r5ca gene encoding serine/threonine-protein phosphatase 2A 56 kDa regulatory subunit gamma isoform isoform X6 yields MLTCNKSGDRMVVDAPNSNGPFQPVALMHFRDVAPAEQEKLFIQKLRQCCVLFDFLSDPLSDLKWKEVKRAALSEMVEYITHNRNVITEPIYPEVVHMFAVNMFRTLPPSSNPTGAEFDPEEDEPTLEAAWPHLQLVYEFFLRFLESPDFQPNIAKKYIDQKFVMQLLELFDSEDPRERDFLKTTLHRIYGKFLGLRAYIRKQINNIFYRFIYETEHHNGIAELLEILGSIINGFALPLKEEHKIFLLKVLLPLHKVKSLSVYHPQLAYCVVQFLEKDSTLTEPVVMALLKYWPKTHSPKEVMFLNELEEILDVIEPSEFVKVQEPLFRQLAKCVSSPHFQVAERALYYWNNEYIMSLISDNAAKILPIMFPALYRNSKTHWNKTIHGLIYNALKLFMEMNQKLFDDCTQQFRAEKNKEKAKSKEREEAWVKIENLAKSNPQSCSNGDGYPFDRRCSEVKKDS; encoded by the exons ATGTGGCCCCCGCAGAGCAGGAGAAGCTCTTCATCCAGAAGCTACGGCAGTGCTGTGTTCTTTTCGACTTCCTGTCGGACCCACTGAGCGACCTGAAATGGAAGGAGGTTAAGCGGGCGGCGCTCAGTGAGATGGTGGAGTACATCACCCACAACAGGAATGTCATCACAGAGCCTATCTACCCGGAGGTGGTGCACATG TTTGCTGTGAATATGTTCAGGACATTGCCTCCATCGTCCAACCCCACAGGAGCAGAGTTTGATCCAGAGGAAGATGAGCCAACACTTGAAGCTGCATGGCCACACCTCCAG CTCGTCTATGAATTTTTTCTTAGGTTTTTAGAATCACCTGATTTTCAGCCCAACATAGCGAAGAAATACATCGACCAGAAATTTGTGATGCAG CTCCTAGAACTATTCGACAGTGAGGatcccagagagagagacttccTAAAAACTACCCTGCACAGGATCTATGGAAAGTTCCTGGGGCTCAGAGCGTACATCAGAAAACAGATTAATAACATTTTCTATAG GTTTATCTATGAGACAGAGCACCATAATGGTATAGCTGAACTACTGGAAATACTTGGAAG caTTATCAATGGATTTGCCTTACCACTAAAAGAAGAGCACAAGATTTTCCTGTTGAAGGTTTTATTGCCTCTGCACAAAGTCAAATCACTCAGTGTCTACCATCCACAG CTGGCCTACTGCGTGGTGCAGTTTTTAGAAAAGGACAGCACTCTAACTGAGCCG GTGGTGATGGCTCTACTAAAGTACTGGCCAAAGACTCACAGTCCTAAGGAGGTGATGTTCCTGAACGAGCTGGAGGAGATCCTGGACGTCATCGAGCCTTCTGAGTTTGTTAAAGTACAGGAGCCTCTTTTCAGACAGCTTGCCAAGTGTGTGTCCAGCCCGCACTTCCAG gtGGCAGAGAGAGCTCTGTACTACTGGAACAACGAGTACATCATGAGTCTGATTAGCGACAATGCAGCAAAGATTCTGCCCATCATGTTCCCTGCTCTGTATCGCAACTCAAAGACCCACTGGAACAA GACCATCCACGGCCTCATCTACAACGCTCTGAAGCTCTTCATGGAGATGAACCAGAAGCTTTTTGATGATTGCACACAGCAGTTCAGGGCAGAGAAAAACAA AGAGAAGGCAAAGTCAAAAGAACGCGAGGAGGCTTGGGTTAAGATCGAGAACCTGGCCAAGTCAAATCCACAG TCCTGTAGCAATGGAGACGGATATCCCTTTGATAGAAGATgttcagaggttaaaaaagacAGTTGA